A portion of the Pseudarthrobacter sp. L1SW genome contains these proteins:
- a CDS encoding 1,4-dihydroxy-2-naphthoyl-CoA synthase, with translation MSKQIPAPVSDVFDPIRWRTVAGFEDFQDMTYHRQVERDSDGGWVRDLPTVRIAFNRPEVRNAFRPGTVDELYRAMDHARMSPDVATVLLTGNGPSPKDGGHSFCSGGDQRIRGRDGYRYVIQETDGETQETIDPARAGRLHILEVQRLMRTMPKVVIAVVNGWAAGGGHSLHVVADLTIASRQHGKFKQTDATVGSFDAGYGSALLARQIGQKAAREIFFLAREYSAEDMVRMGAVNEAVDHERLEEVALEYAADIARQSPQAIRMLKFAFNLADDGLAGQQVFAGEATRLAYMTDEAVEGKEAFLQKREPDWSTFPHYF, from the coding sequence GTGAGCAAACAGATTCCCGCCCCAGTGTCCGACGTCTTCGACCCCATCCGCTGGCGGACCGTGGCCGGTTTCGAGGACTTCCAGGACATGACGTACCACCGGCAGGTGGAAAGGGATTCCGACGGCGGGTGGGTGCGTGACCTGCCCACGGTGCGGATCGCGTTCAACCGGCCCGAGGTCCGCAACGCCTTCCGGCCCGGAACTGTGGACGAGCTGTACCGGGCAATGGACCATGCCCGCATGTCCCCGGACGTCGCCACGGTCCTGCTTACCGGCAACGGCCCCTCCCCCAAGGACGGCGGCCACTCCTTCTGCTCGGGCGGGGACCAGCGGATCCGAGGCCGGGACGGCTACAGGTATGTAATACAAGAAACAGACGGCGAGACGCAGGAAACCATTGACCCCGCCCGCGCGGGCAGGCTGCACATCCTTGAAGTCCAGCGGCTGATGCGGACCATGCCCAAGGTGGTCATCGCCGTCGTCAACGGCTGGGCGGCCGGCGGCGGGCACTCGCTGCACGTGGTGGCGGACCTGACCATCGCCTCGCGCCAGCACGGCAAGTTCAAGCAGACTGACGCCACGGTGGGAAGCTTCGACGCCGGCTACGGCTCCGCCCTGCTGGCACGGCAGATCGGGCAGAAGGCAGCGCGGGAGATCTTCTTCCTGGCACGTGAATATTCCGCCGAGGACATGGTCCGCATGGGCGCCGTGAACGAGGCCGTGGACCACGAGCGCCTCGAAGAGGTTGCCCTGGAGTACGCCGCTGATATCGCCCGGCAGTCGCCGCAGGCCATCCGCATGCTCAAGTTCGCGTTCAACCTTGCCGACGACGGCCTGGCCGGCCAGCAGGTGTTCGCCGGCGAGGCCACGCGGTTGGCTTACATGACGGACGAGGCGGTGGAGGGCAAGGAGGCCTTCCTGCAGAAACGCGAGCCGGACTGGTCCACCTTCCCGCACTACTTCTAG
- a CDS encoding AMP-binding protein has product MNALNIEPALKALASALHGEGPAVELSVGSDGALVVGHVETPGCDDAVAVVRTSGSTGAPKATVLTVESLAASSMATALALKGEGQWLLALPVEYVAGIQVLVRSLFAGTRPWVMDMSRGFTPEAFTEAALELTDKIRFTSLVPTQLQRLLDNPSPETLAVLRRFNAVLLGGAPAPASLLAAARDAGVRVITTYGSAETSGGCVYDGFPLEGVSVRVEGDGRILLGGDTIAAGYLEAPESTETFFEEDGVRWYRTSDLGSIGDDGRLTVLGRADDVIITGGMKVSAAHVQEELEKSDGVAAAFVAGVPSAEWGQAVAAYVALAGSARGAEAEGAPHSGDHAVVLQREWRRTLGILAPKTVLAASSLLMLPNGKPDRLAMTAELNALHEGK; this is encoded by the coding sequence ATGAACGCGCTCAACATCGAGCCGGCCCTCAAAGCCTTGGCGTCCGCCCTTCACGGCGAGGGCCCCGCCGTCGAACTCTCCGTGGGAAGCGACGGCGCCCTGGTGGTGGGGCATGTGGAAACGCCCGGCTGCGACGACGCGGTGGCCGTGGTGCGCACCTCCGGCTCCACCGGTGCCCCCAAGGCGACGGTGCTGACGGTGGAGTCCTTGGCGGCCTCCTCGATGGCAACGGCGCTGGCGCTCAAGGGCGAAGGCCAGTGGCTCCTGGCCCTCCCGGTGGAGTATGTGGCGGGCATCCAGGTGCTGGTGCGTTCCCTGTTCGCCGGCACGCGCCCGTGGGTTATGGACATGTCCCGGGGCTTCACGCCCGAAGCATTCACCGAGGCCGCCCTGGAACTGACGGACAAAATCCGCTTCACCTCCCTGGTTCCCACGCAACTGCAGCGTCTGCTCGACAATCCCTCGCCGGAGACCCTGGCCGTGCTGCGACGCTTCAACGCCGTCCTGCTGGGTGGCGCGCCCGCCCCGGCGTCCCTGCTGGCCGCCGCCCGCGACGCCGGCGTCCGGGTCATCACCACGTACGGTTCCGCCGAGACGTCCGGCGGGTGCGTCTACGACGGCTTCCCCCTGGAGGGAGTGTCGGTCCGGGTTGAGGGGGACGGCAGGATCCTGCTGGGCGGCGACACCATCGCCGCGGGATACCTGGAGGCCCCGGAAAGCACCGAGACTTTCTTTGAGGAGGATGGAGTGCGCTGGTACCGCACCAGCGACCTCGGCAGCATCGGCGACGACGGCCGCCTGACCGTCCTGGGCCGCGCCGACGACGTGATCATCACCGGCGGCATGAAGGTGTCCGCGGCGCACGTGCAGGAAGAGCTGGAAAAGTCCGACGGCGTCGCGGCGGCTTTTGTGGCCGGCGTCCCCTCCGCGGAGTGGGGCCAGGCCGTGGCGGCCTACGTGGCGCTGGCCGGGTCCGCCCGCGGTGCCGAAGCCGAAGGCGCCCCCCACAGCGGGGATCACGCCGTCGTGCTTCAGCGGGAGTGGCGCCGGACCCTGGGGATCCTGGCGCCCAAAACGGTCCTGGCGGCGTCCTCGCTGCTGATGCTGCCCAACGGCAAGCCGGACCGGCTGGCCATGACCGCCGAACTGAATGCCCTCCACGAGGGAAAGTAA
- a CDS encoding 1,4-dihydroxy-2-naphthoate polyprenyltransferase: MATAAQWIQGARLRTLPAAIAPVLIGSAAAYEMDSFLLPNAILAALVALLLQVGVNFANDYSDGIRGTDDDRVGPLRLVGSGAASPEHVKRAAFGAFAAAMVFGLILVVITQSWWLILVGLGCVMAAWGYTGGKNPYGYMGLGDVFVFVFFGLVATLGTTYTQAGQINLPAIIGAIGTGLIATALLMANNVRDIPTDMQAGKKTLAVRLGDKHARESYVLMLAVAILLVVILAPGRPWMLIVLLLIPACLMPAWLMINGRKRKSLIPVLKQTGLINLGYSLLFSAGLVLSHGF, translated from the coding sequence GTGGCCACAGCCGCACAATGGATCCAAGGCGCCCGACTCCGGACGCTGCCCGCCGCGATCGCGCCGGTGCTGATCGGCTCCGCCGCCGCCTACGAGATGGATTCGTTCCTCCTGCCCAACGCCATCCTCGCGGCGCTGGTGGCACTCCTGCTGCAGGTGGGCGTGAACTTCGCCAACGACTACTCGGACGGCATCCGCGGCACCGACGACGACCGCGTGGGCCCGCTGCGGCTCGTGGGTTCAGGGGCGGCAAGCCCGGAGCACGTCAAGCGGGCGGCCTTTGGCGCCTTCGCCGCCGCCATGGTCTTCGGGCTCATCTTGGTGGTGATCACCCAGAGCTGGTGGCTGATCCTGGTGGGCCTGGGCTGCGTCATGGCCGCGTGGGGCTACACCGGCGGCAAGAACCCGTACGGCTACATGGGCCTGGGCGACGTTTTTGTGTTTGTGTTCTTCGGTCTGGTGGCAACCCTGGGCACCACCTACACCCAGGCCGGGCAGATCAACCTACCCGCCATCATCGGCGCGATCGGCACCGGGCTCATCGCCACCGCCCTGCTGATGGCCAACAACGTGCGGGACATCCCGACGGACATGCAGGCCGGCAAGAAGACCCTGGCGGTCCGGCTGGGCGACAAGCACGCCCGGGAAAGCTACGTGCTGATGCTCGCGGTGGCCATCCTGCTGGTGGTGATATTGGCTCCGGGCCGGCCGTGGATGCTGATTGTGCTGCTGCTGATCCCGGCCTGCCTGATGCCCGCGTGGCTGATGATCAACGGCCGCAAGCGCAAGAGCCTGATCCCGGTCTTGAAGCAGACCGGCCTGATCAACCTCGGCTACAGCCTGCTGTTCTCAGCGGGCCTGGTCCTCAGCCACGGGTTCTAG
- a CDS encoding DUF4229 domain-containing protein, protein MAFLKYSLIRLALFAPLFVLFTFLGLGALMSVICAALIAFAVSYLFFQKQRDEAAAALQHRFSGKAKPLRSAGEVQDANAEDALLDANPNVAISNDAKDRKQA, encoded by the coding sequence GTGGCCTTTTTGAAATATTCCCTGATCCGCCTTGCGCTCTTCGCACCCCTGTTCGTGCTGTTCACCTTCCTGGGCCTGGGCGCCCTGATGTCCGTCATCTGCGCCGCCCTGATTGCCTTCGCCGTGAGCTACCTGTTCTTCCAGAAGCAACGGGATGAGGCAGCCGCGGCCCTGCAGCACCGCTTCTCCGGCAAGGCCAAGCCGCTGCGTTCCGCCGGCGAGGTCCAGGACGCCAACGCCGAGGACGCCCTCCTGGACGCCAACCCGAACGTGGCCATCAGCAACGACGCCAAGGACCGCAAACAGGCCTAG
- a CDS encoding PLD nuclease N-terminal domain-containing protein, with protein MLLRVVLAVAVLAIFVYGLVDVIRTDARLTRGISKPAWIVVMIVLPVIGAILWLLIGRPRGTPPQRENYRHPTAPDDDPDFLRNLEVRRRQEAEAARLKKLKDELDAKAKNDDGGKDKHETDEHDNDGLK; from the coding sequence ATGCTCCTCCGTGTGGTTTTGGCCGTCGCAGTCCTCGCCATCTTCGTGTATGGCCTTGTCGACGTGATCCGCACCGACGCGCGCCTCACCCGCGGGATTTCCAAACCTGCCTGGATCGTGGTCATGATCGTCCTGCCGGTCATCGGGGCGATTCTCTGGCTCCTGATCGGTCGGCCACGCGGCACTCCCCCGCAGCGCGAGAACTACCGCCACCCCACCGCCCCGGACGATGATCCTGACTTCCTCCGCAACCTGGAGGTGCGCCGCCGGCAGGAAGCCGAGGCTGCACGCCTGAAGAAGCTCAAGGATGAGCTGGATGCCAAGGCAAAGAACGACGACGGCGGGAAAGACAAGCACGAGACCGACGAACACGACAACGACGGACTGAAGTAG
- a CDS encoding dynamin family protein has protein sequence MKNSTMAGAKELVAAALEVYRDDPAASAALKGYGRRLSEPLRIAIAGMVKAGKSTLLNAIIGEEIAPTDTGECTRIVTWYRHGHTPRITLYPVAGEPRNLPLKRVDGRLVFVLGDVRAEDVERLDVQWPAPRLKDMTLIDTPGIASLSGDVSARSTSFLTPEDTPSEADAIIYLMRHMHASDLRFLESFADTAAGRSGTVNAIAVLSRADEVGAGRIDSLLSAGDIAERYRRDHNLRKLALGVVPVAGLLAQSARTMRQPDFHALELLVGMDRAAREKMLLSADRFLRAAEPEGMAAEARASLLERYGLFGIRLAVVLLRNGFDQPTPLAHELARRSGLDPLLDTVGRQFQARADALKARTALVGVETLLRASPREGTGHLAAALEKLQVNAHEFRELRLLATLRTTGVGLNPEFAAEAEALIGGLGAASHVRLGLGPDATPEQLADEARRFLSRWRALAENPLTDRAALDACRVVIRSCEAIVAECSVREFQRQLAQHSARQAKPLSA, from the coding sequence ATGAAAAACTCCACGATGGCAGGTGCCAAGGAGCTGGTTGCTGCCGCCCTGGAAGTGTACCGGGATGATCCCGCTGCCTCCGCCGCGCTCAAGGGCTATGGACGCAGGCTGTCCGAGCCGTTGCGGATTGCCATCGCCGGAATGGTGAAAGCCGGAAAATCCACGCTGCTGAACGCCATCATCGGGGAAGAGATAGCTCCCACGGATACGGGCGAATGCACCCGGATCGTCACGTGGTACCGGCACGGGCACACGCCCCGCATCACGCTCTACCCGGTGGCGGGGGAGCCCCGGAACCTCCCCCTCAAACGGGTGGACGGGCGGCTGGTGTTTGTCCTGGGAGACGTGCGGGCGGAGGACGTGGAGCGCCTGGACGTCCAGTGGCCCGCGCCGCGCCTGAAGGACATGACGCTGATCGATACCCCCGGCATAGCCTCGCTCTCGGGGGATGTCTCTGCCCGGTCCACCAGCTTCCTGACCCCTGAGGACACGCCGTCGGAGGCTGATGCCATCATCTACCTGATGCGGCACATGCACGCCTCGGACCTGAGGTTCCTGGAATCCTTTGCCGATACCGCGGCGGGGCGCTCGGGCACCGTGAACGCCATTGCCGTCCTGTCCCGGGCCGACGAGGTGGGCGCAGGACGGATCGATTCCCTCCTGTCCGCCGGTGACATCGCCGAAAGGTACCGCCGCGACCACAACCTGAGGAAGCTCGCGCTGGGCGTGGTCCCCGTGGCGGGCCTCCTGGCGCAAAGTGCCCGGACCATGCGGCAGCCGGACTTCCACGCCCTTGAACTGCTGGTGGGAATGGACCGTGCGGCCCGGGAGAAAATGCTGCTTTCGGCTGACCGGTTCCTCCGGGCAGCCGAACCGGAAGGGATGGCAGCGGAGGCCCGGGCCTCACTGCTGGAGAGGTATGGACTCTTTGGCATCCGCCTTGCGGTGGTCCTCCTCCGCAACGGCTTCGACCAGCCCACACCCCTGGCCCACGAGCTCGCCCGCCGCAGCGGCCTGGACCCGCTGCTGGACACGGTGGGCCGGCAGTTCCAGGCAAGGGCAGATGCGCTGAAGGCCCGGACGGCGCTGGTGGGAGTGGAAACCCTGCTTCGCGCTTCTCCCAGGGAGGGGACCGGGCACCTGGCCGCGGCACTCGAGAAGCTCCAGGTCAACGCCCATGAGTTCCGCGAACTCCGGCTGCTGGCAACGCTGAGGACCACAGGCGTCGGCCTGAACCCCGAGTTTGCGGCTGAAGCGGAGGCACTGATCGGGGGCCTGGGTGCGGCCTCGCATGTACGGCTCGGACTGGGGCCGGATGCCACCCCCGAGCAGTTGGCTGACGAGGCACGGCGGTTCCTGTCCCGCTGGCGTGCCCTTGCCGAGAACCCGCTGACGGACCGGGCCGCCCTAGATGCCTGCAGGGTGGTGATCCGGAGCTGCGAGGCCATTGTGGCCGAATGCTCCGTGCGCGAGTTCCAGCGTCAGCTCGCCCAGCACTCGGCGCGGCAGGCCAAGCCCTTATCGGCCTGA
- a CDS encoding dynamin family protein, producing MAEAGQLTPTTGGQPTAASAGQLINLVEQGLQLVGTGDRADLRKRLDQTLARLKDPSIRVIVVGEFKQGKSKLINALVNAPVCPVDDDIATSVPTVVRYGDPASASILVPKAGTDAPDETNVERQPVNIAELAAFVSERGNPGNSKKLVAAEVCLPRRILTGGLTVIDSPGVGGMGSSHTLTTLTALPTADAMLLVSDASQEYTEPELRFLRQAMRITPSVVGVLSKTDLYPEWRRVEELDRGHLAQVAPDIPLYPVSSDLRLEASRLQDAELNAESGFPRLITHLRNEIVGKAQRLQRRSVSQDLLSVTENLRLSLQSELEALENPQGTPQMIAGLELAKAEADDLRKRSARWQITLNDGISDLIADMEYDLRDRLRRIQREAETAIDQGDPGPTWPQFSKWLEECAAAAISDTFVWTSERAQWLAAQVAEHFAADEVTLPVFRVSDTGDALDPVDEMPTLDDGRIKPMQKVLIGMRGSYGGVLMFGLLTGIFGMALINPLSVGAGLLLGRKAFREDQEARLKRRQGEAKALVRRQLDDVTFQVGKQLKDRLRLVQRSTRDHFTEIADEHHRSLTDSVSAAQKAATTYALEKDVRIREIKAELKKVDAVSRAAAAIAAEVSAATPRRVGGAAGPGPATPSVAGGGQNAAPPSASGPAGAPTVAAVG from the coding sequence GTGGCAGAAGCAGGACAGTTAACCCCCACGACCGGAGGGCAGCCAACGGCGGCAAGCGCGGGGCAGCTCATCAACCTTGTGGAGCAAGGCCTCCAGCTGGTGGGCACAGGGGACAGGGCGGATCTCCGCAAACGGTTGGACCAGACCCTGGCAAGGCTCAAGGACCCGAGCATCCGGGTGATCGTCGTGGGGGAATTCAAGCAAGGCAAGAGCAAGCTGATCAATGCCTTGGTGAATGCCCCTGTATGCCCGGTGGATGACGACATTGCCACGTCCGTCCCCACGGTGGTCCGCTACGGCGATCCCGCCTCGGCGAGCATCCTGGTGCCAAAAGCCGGCACGGACGCCCCGGACGAAACCAACGTGGAGCGGCAGCCGGTCAACATTGCCGAACTTGCCGCCTTCGTTTCAGAACGCGGCAACCCCGGGAACAGCAAGAAGCTCGTGGCTGCAGAGGTCTGCCTTCCCCGCAGGATCCTGACCGGCGGACTCACGGTCATCGACTCCCCGGGCGTCGGAGGCATGGGTTCCTCGCACACCCTGACCACCCTCACCGCACTGCCCACAGCGGATGCCATGCTGCTGGTCAGCGATGCCTCGCAGGAATACACCGAGCCGGAACTGCGCTTCCTCCGGCAGGCCATGCGGATCACTCCCAGCGTGGTGGGAGTCCTGTCCAAGACGGACCTCTACCCGGAATGGCGGCGTGTGGAGGAGCTGGACCGGGGCCACCTCGCCCAGGTTGCACCCGACATCCCGCTTTATCCGGTCTCCTCCGACCTGCGCCTGGAGGCTTCCCGGCTGCAGGACGCCGAGCTCAACGCCGAATCAGGCTTCCCCCGCCTGATCACGCACCTTCGGAACGAGATTGTGGGCAAGGCACAGCGCCTCCAGCGGCGCTCGGTGAGCCAGGACCTGCTGTCCGTCACGGAAAACCTAAGGCTCTCGCTGCAGTCCGAGCTTGAAGCCCTCGAGAACCCGCAGGGCACACCCCAGATGATCGCAGGGCTGGAGCTTGCCAAAGCCGAGGCGGACGACCTCCGCAAACGCTCGGCGCGGTGGCAGATCACCCTCAACGACGGCATCAGCGATCTGATTGCGGACATGGAATATGACCTCCGGGACCGGCTTCGGCGGATCCAGCGGGAAGCCGAAACAGCCATTGACCAGGGCGACCCGGGACCAACCTGGCCCCAGTTCTCCAAATGGCTCGAAGAATGTGCTGCGGCCGCCATCTCGGATACTTTTGTGTGGACCAGTGAAAGGGCCCAGTGGCTCGCGGCGCAGGTGGCGGAGCACTTCGCGGCGGACGAAGTCACCTTGCCGGTGTTCCGCGTGTCCGACACCGGGGACGCCCTGGACCCTGTGGATGAAATGCCAACGCTCGACGACGGACGCATCAAGCCGATGCAGAAGGTGCTGATCGGCATGCGCGGCTCCTACGGCGGCGTCCTGATGTTCGGGCTCCTGACCGGGATCTTCGGGATGGCTTTGATCAATCCCCTCTCCGTGGGGGCCGGACTGCTGCTGGGACGCAAGGCGTTCCGGGAAGACCAGGAAGCACGGCTCAAGCGCCGGCAGGGCGAAGCAAAGGCGCTGGTACGCCGCCAACTGGACGATGTTACCTTCCAGGTGGGCAAGCAGCTGAAGGACCGGCTGCGGCTGGTCCAGCGCTCCACCCGGGACCACTTCACGGAGATCGCGGACGAGCACCACCGGTCGCTAACGGACTCAGTCTCGGCGGCGCAAAAGGCCGCCACCACGTACGCCCTTGAAAAGGACGTCCGCATCCGGGAGATCAAGGCTGAGCTTAAGAAGGTTGACGCGGTGTCCCGCGCAGCCGCAGCCATTGCCGCAGAGGTATCGGCGGCAACGCCCCGCCGCGTGGGTGGAGCCGCCGGCCCCGGCCCGGCCACTCCAAGCGTGGCCGGGGGCGGCCAGAACGCGGCCCCGCCTTCAGCCAGCGGGCCGGCGGGCGCTCCGACAGTGGCGGCCGTGGGATGA
- a CDS encoding IniB N-terminal domain-containing protein, with product MTLANDLVQFLMHLFGNRQAAQDFLDDPEKVLEDHGLGGVCSADVDAAMPVVLDYAPVSTYTSRFDREYNTGGNTSWTGHIGGGGTGGAGHTPPAGGGNHDHDDHAHAVQQLHHVVNNYSYTSTVDDRDNIVDQSVNQNIWAEGDVEQWFDNDSVIASGDRSIAAGDDANVRDSNNVSDSYNTDNSADNSTDNSVHAGHDVNIGNEKTDIADSFNTDLDVDVDDSFNDNSDNSDNSDNSVNDSYNDNSDTTTELDVAVEDSFNDNSDNSVDNSDHSTDVVIEDSFQDNSTEETNTTEVAIEDSFQDNSSTETDTTEVAIEDSFQDNSTEEDNTEVYVEEIEVNTAIDDSVAG from the coding sequence ATGACACTCGCAAACGACCTCGTCCAGTTCCTGATGCACCTCTTTGGCAACCGCCAGGCCGCACAGGACTTCCTGGACGATCCCGAGAAGGTTCTGGAAGACCACGGCCTCGGTGGAGTCTGCTCTGCAGATGTGGACGCCGCCATGCCCGTAGTCCTGGATTACGCACCAGTCTCCACCTACACCTCCCGGTTCGACCGCGAGTACAACACCGGCGGCAACACGTCCTGGACCGGCCATATCGGCGGCGGAGGCACGGGCGGCGCCGGACACACTCCTCCTGCAGGCGGCGGAAACCACGACCACGATGATCACGCCCACGCGGTCCAGCAGCTCCACCACGTGGTGAACAACTACTCCTACACTTCAACGGTGGATGACCGGGACAACATTGTTGACCAGTCCGTCAACCAGAACATCTGGGCTGAGGGCGACGTTGAGCAGTGGTTCGACAACGACTCCGTCATCGCCTCCGGGGACCGTTCCATCGCAGCCGGCGACGACGCTAACGTCAGGGACTCCAACAACGTCAGCGATTCCTACAACACAGACAATTCCGCGGACAACTCCACGGACAATTCCGTCCACGCCGGCCACGACGTCAATATCGGCAACGAGAAGACGGATATCGCCGACTCCTTCAACACCGACCTCGATGTCGATGTTGATGACTCGTTCAACGACAACTCGGACAACTCCGACAATTCGGACAACTCCGTGAACGACTCCTACAACGACAATTCGGACACCACCACCGAACTTGACGTCGCAGTCGAGGATTCGTTCAACGACAACTCCGACAACAGCGTAGATAATTCGGACCACTCCACGGACGTTGTCATTGAGGACTCCTTCCAAGACAACTCGACTGAGGAGACGAACACCACCGAGGTCGCGATCGAGGACTCCTTCCAGGACAACTCCAGCACGGAGACCGACACCACGGAGGTTGCGATCGAGGACTCCTTCCAGGACAACTCGACTGAGGAGGACAACACTGAGGTGTACGTGGAAGAGATCGAGGTCAACACGGCTATCGACGATTCAGTCGCCGGCTAG
- a CDS encoding LuxR C-terminal-related transcriptional regulator: MTGNEIRPVTLLPELNHHVQEPGAAEQMARQLKGENAAMRELLLALSVGFVLPGPLPADLQRRLDTGDVQSLGALVERAEAAGLLTADGTVAGPAQQALLAVVPVAKVHALQRELVTAYARDGVPLGDVARELARGGLADSRVAAELEHAADKALDHDPALASQLYGEALLAGADEAATAARRAQAAAANGDLDAATRIIDSLLVCDDPPDVRRGVDVAAAVWAQRGMLARAADVYSWLGASRIGPSAPLAAVAMIGCGNRAGAEALFQPGAPPASPTLLAATLAETGKGIYQSVSADPQHALPVLIHASDMFNAADAALPLPETPAALAALLALHSGEPRLAETVCRSATAAGQGGNAAKPRLFLLQAWSAMQQDKLEDARLAINEASKANHWPLVPRDEFLRAALDVGLARRNGDVPELVMAWERAREAMLHTSVDLYSLLPWGEVMITAARLRETRRVAHYLDEAWQLLDRLGDPPLWAVPFHWAAVQAALLSEDPAGLAPHAAALARASRDSHLAAVLASAGKAWVSVLAGRLTPADVEAAARGLGRVGMPWEGARLAGHAAARAEERKDMVRLLSCARDLHPQVSPAANGSSGPAVRSNHATDEAAGSLHPDGSGLSEREKEVARLVLEGKTYREIGEAIYISPRTAEHHIARMRRRLGAENRSDLLARLRIALGPEDPAQE; this comes from the coding sequence ATGACCGGGAATGAGATCCGGCCGGTGACCCTGTTGCCCGAGCTGAACCACCACGTGCAGGAGCCCGGTGCCGCAGAACAGATGGCCCGGCAGCTCAAAGGCGAGAACGCTGCTATGCGTGAATTGCTGCTGGCCCTTTCCGTCGGCTTCGTCCTGCCTGGACCGCTGCCAGCGGACCTGCAGCGCAGACTTGACACTGGCGACGTGCAAAGCCTTGGCGCCCTTGTGGAACGGGCAGAAGCTGCAGGACTCCTGACGGCGGACGGGACCGTGGCGGGGCCGGCGCAGCAAGCCCTGCTTGCCGTCGTCCCCGTCGCCAAGGTCCATGCGCTTCAGCGCGAGCTCGTTACGGCGTACGCCAGGGACGGCGTGCCCCTCGGCGACGTCGCCCGCGAACTGGCGCGCGGTGGCCTGGCAGATTCCCGCGTGGCGGCTGAACTGGAGCATGCGGCCGACAAGGCGCTTGACCATGATCCTGCGCTGGCATCCCAACTCTATGGGGAAGCCCTGCTGGCAGGGGCCGACGAAGCAGCGACCGCCGCCCGCCGCGCCCAGGCCGCAGCAGCAAACGGCGACCTGGACGCAGCTACGCGGATCATCGACTCGCTACTCGTGTGCGACGATCCGCCGGACGTGCGCCGGGGCGTGGACGTGGCCGCAGCAGTCTGGGCCCAGCGAGGCATGCTGGCGCGGGCAGCGGACGTGTACAGCTGGCTGGGTGCCAGCCGGATTGGACCATCAGCGCCCCTTGCGGCGGTGGCCATGATCGGCTGCGGAAACCGGGCCGGCGCGGAAGCACTTTTCCAGCCGGGCGCTCCGCCCGCTTCGCCCACCCTCCTGGCTGCCACTCTGGCTGAGACAGGAAAAGGCATCTACCAGTCAGTCAGCGCCGACCCGCAGCACGCACTGCCTGTGCTGATCCATGCGTCGGACATGTTCAACGCGGCAGACGCGGCGCTGCCGCTGCCGGAGACGCCGGCCGCGCTGGCTGCCCTCCTGGCACTGCACAGCGGGGAACCGCGGCTGGCGGAAACGGTGTGCCGGTCTGCAACTGCTGCCGGCCAGGGCGGTAACGCTGCGAAGCCCAGGCTCTTCCTGCTCCAGGCCTGGTCTGCCATGCAGCAGGACAAACTCGAGGATGCCCGGCTCGCGATCAACGAGGCCTCAAAAGCGAATCATTGGCCCCTGGTGCCCCGGGACGAGTTCCTGCGCGCAGCCCTGGACGTTGGCCTGGCCCGGCGGAACGGCGACGTCCCGGAACTCGTCATGGCGTGGGAGCGGGCCCGTGAAGCCATGCTGCACACGTCCGTGGACCTTTACAGCCTCCTGCCGTGGGGCGAGGTGATGATTACGGCCGCACGGCTCAGGGAGACCCGGCGCGTGGCGCACTACCTTGACGAGGCGTGGCAGCTTCTTGACCGGCTGGGCGATCCGCCGCTGTGGGCCGTGCCCTTCCATTGGGCGGCGGTCCAGGCCGCGTTGCTGAGCGAGGACCCTGCGGGCCTCGCTCCCCACGCGGCAGCGCTGGCACGGGCATCGCGTGACAGCCACCTTGCCGCGGTGCTTGCCAGTGCGGGCAAAGCCTGGGTTTCGGTCCTGGCAGGCAGGTTGACTCCTGCCGATGTGGAGGCTGCTGCCCGGGGCCTGGGCCGAGTGGGAATGCCCTGGGAAGGCGCCAGGCTGGCCGGGCACGCAGCGGCCCGGGCTGAGGAGCGCAAGGACATGGTGCGGCTGCTGTCCTGTGCACGGGACCTGCATCCCCAGGTCAGCCCGGCAGCGAACGGCTCATCCGGGCCCGCCGTCCGCAGCAACCATGCCACCGATGAGGCGGCCGGCAGCCTGCACCCGGACGGTTCCGGACTGAGTGAACGGGAAAAGGAAGTGGCCCGCCTGGTACTCGAGGGCAAGACGTACCGTGAGATCGGCGAAGCCATCTATATCTCCCCCCGGACCGCGGAACACCACATCGCAAGGATGCGGCGCCGCCTTGGCGCGGAAAACCGCTCCGACCTGCTGGCCCGGCTCCGCATTGCGTTGGGCCCCGAAGACCCGGCACAGGAATAA